One region of Coregonus clupeaformis isolate EN_2021a chromosome 31, ASM2061545v1, whole genome shotgun sequence genomic DNA includes:
- the LOC121547731 gene encoding charged multivesicular body protein 6-like, giving the protein MGNIFARKRRTRVTEQDRAVLQLKQQRDKLKQYQKRITLQLEKERNLAKQLLNDGKKEKALLLLKKKRYQDQLLDKTENQISNLEHMCQDIEFAQIEMKVIEGLKVGNDCLKSLHEAMSIEDVERIMDETQEGIEYQREIDEMLAGSLTQEDEDAVLAELEAITQGELDLPEVPDDSLPDIPEAAEEEPKPGQERERPRKKQDREMLAV; this is encoded by the exons ATGGGAAATATTTTTGCCAGAAAGAGACGCACGCGAGTCACAGAGCAGGACAGGGCAGTTTTG CAACTGAAACAGCAGAGAGATAAATTAAAGCAGTACCAGAAGAGAATCACCCTGCAGCTGGAGAAGGAGAGGAATCTGGCCAAGCAGCTGTTGAACGATGGCAAGAAAGA GAAGGCCCTCCTCTTGCTCAAAAAGAAGAGATACCAGGACCAGCTCCTGGACAAGACAGAAAACCAGATAAGCAACCTGGAACACATG TGTCAAGACATTGAGTTTGCCCAGATTGAGATGAAGGTCATTGAAGGCCTTAAAGTTGGAAACGACTGCCTGAAGTCATTGCATGAG GCGATGTCCATCGAGGATGTGGAGAGAATTATGGATGAGACCCAAGAAGGCATAGAATACCAGAGG GAAATAGATGAGATGCTGGCAGGTTCCCTGACACAGGAGGATGAAGATGCTGTTCTGGCTGAACTGGAGGCCATCACTCAG GGAGAGCTTGACCTACCAGAGGTACCTGACGATTCCCTGCCTGACATCCCGGAGGCAGCTGAGGAAGAACCAAAGCCAGGTCAAG